The Flavobacterium galactosidilyticum nucleotide sequence AAATGGAAAATGGATTCAAAAAGAAGCATCAGAAACACCAGAGAAAAAATAATTAGAAACATTTAAATATGCATATCATGAAAAAAATAATTTTATCAGCAGCAATCGTTTTAGGAAGTTTATCAACTTATGCAACAGTAGTTCCAACTTCTACTGAAGTAATTAAAACAGTTTCACTTCAGGAAGAATACACCGAGGTTAAATTAGAAGAAGTTCCCGCAGCTATTAAAGACGCTTTTAAAACTGCATTTCCAGAGGGAACGTTAGATAAAGTATTTGTTAATGCTAAAAAAGAATACAAACTAGATGTAACTGTTGGAGAGAAAAAAGGGAATCTTTTTGCTGACGAAAACGGAAAATGGATTCAAAAAGAAACTAAAGAAGCAACTGAAGCACTGAAAAAACAATAATTTCTGGTAGACGCTACTCTTATCTTTAGAAATGTTTTTAGAGATTTTAAAGCATCTTACAAGTATTTATTTGCGTATTTGAGCGCTACAGTAGAAATATTTTAGATTCAAGAAAAAATAATATAAACTAAAGATTACAGTTAAAAACCTTAAAGCTACTGTGCATGCGGGTGCTAATGGGAACTGGAATTATAAACAATTTGTAGAATTTATTTTTTTAAAAGAGAGATTGTTTTTAACAGTCTCTCTTTTTTTTGCAAAAAATTAATACAATACTATTTAAATAACTTTAATTTAGCCTTAAAAGTTAAATGGTAATGGCAAAAATTTTATTGATTGAAGATGATGTACCTTTTTGTAAATTATTAGAAAAATTTCTAATAAAGAAATCTTTTGAGGTTGTGACTGCATTTTCAGCATCAGAAGCGAAAGCTAAAATAAAGGTTACCGATTTTGATCTTATTATTACTGATCTAAGATTGCCTGATTGTGATGGAATTCAGCTTATGTCTGAAATTAAGACGACACATCCTAATATCCCAGTATTACTAATGACTGGTTATTCTGATGTAAGTACTGCTGTAAAAGCTATAAAAAATGGCGCTGCAGATTATATCTCAAAACCATTTAATCCTGAAGAAGTACTTTTAGTTATTACAAAGACTTTATCAAATCAGGAGTTTACGTCAAAAGAAAATTTAGCATCACCAAAAGCTGCAAAGCGCACCACGATAAAACCAGATGATAAATTTGTAAAAGGGATTTCTAAAGCTTCTCTAAAACTTGCGGAATATATAAAACTTGTTAGTCCAACAAATATGTCCGTGCTCGTCATTGGCGAAAGCGGTACTGGAAAAGAAGTAATTGCAAAAAGTATTCACGAAAACAGTTCTAGAAAAAATGCTATTTTCATTGCAGTTGATTGTGGTTCAATTCCAAAAGAACTTGCCGCGAGTGAGTTTTTTGGACACATAAAAGGTTCTTTTACGGGTGCCATACAAGATAAAGTTGGTTTTTTTGAAGCTGCAAATGGTGGAACTATATTCTTAGATGAAATAGGGAATCTCTCGTATGAAAATCAAATACAATTGCTAAGAGCGTTACAAGAACGAAAAATAAAACCTGTAGGCAGTAATAAAGAAATTGGTGTAGATATTAGAATTATTACAGCGACAAATGAAGACTTGCGAGAAGCTGTGAAAAAGGGAGATTTCCGTGAAGATTTGTATCACAGAATAAATGAATTTTCAATACACTCTCCTTCGTTAGTCGAAAGAAATGAAGATTTGATGCTTTTTTCAGATTTTTTTCTGGAGAAATCAAATCAGGAATTAAATAAAAATGTGATTGGATTTTCTCCTGAAGTGATGATCATTTTTCAAAATTACAAATGGCCTGGAAATCTTAGAGAGCTTCAAAACTGTATCAAACGAGCAACATTGTTGACAAAAGGGGATTTTGTCGAGAAAGATGCACTTCCGGCAGAGTTTTTTCAAAATGCGGAAGATTTAACTGTTGAATTCTCCTTGTCAGAAAATGAAAAAGAAACCATTTTAGAGGCTTTGAATAAAACTAATAATAATAAAACGGAGGCAGCTAAACTATTAAAAATAAACAGAAAAACCTTGTATAATAAGTTGAAACTATACGATATAAATTAAATCATTCTTTCTCTAGAAGTATGAATAGTAGTTTGATTTTGTTCTTCAAATCAAGAACTATATTTTGGATTTCAGTTAAATCCAGATTTTTAAGTTCTAATTGATCTAAAAGAGTGCTTACCTCAAATGCTTTTATCTGTTTAAACATTGGATTCATTTTGTGAGCAATATTTTTAACTTCTTCATGATTTGAATCTGTAACTGCTTGATCTAAAAGATCTAAATTTTGGTTGGTACTCGTCATAAATGACAGCAAAACTTCTTTTAAAGCACTTTCGTCCTCGTAAATAAATGATTTTAATGCCTTTAGTGAATAAGATTTATTTTTGTTTATAGCATTCTTTTCTGTTTTAAATTTTATTGGAATCACAGTATTGTTCAAAACTGCTTTAATGGTAGTCAATATTGTTTTTGGCGTGTAGGGCTTTTGAATAAGAGTTGCAAAACCTGCACTCTTATAGTATTCTAAATCTAAATCATTTCTTCCGGTGACTGCAATTACCGGTTGATCATTATAATTTGTATGGGAGTTATTTTTCAATTCTTTTAAAAATGAAAATCCATCCATCATAGGCATTTGAATGTCAGTAATAATGAAGTCGAAAGGATTATTTTTTATCCAAGTAAGGGCATCTGCAGCTTTGCTAAAAGGGAAAATGACAAATTTATTTTGTCTTAATACTTCAGTTGTTAGTTGTAGCAGGCTTTCATCGTCATCAATAATAACTGCGGTATATTCTTTTTTAACTGTTTCAATCAGTTTTTCTGGTTGAGATAAAGTCTCGTCAAATGATAATGGAATTTCAATTTGAAAAGTACTTCCTCTGCCTAGCTGACTTTTTAAACTTAATTCTCCACCTAAGATAGCAGTCATTTTTTTAGAAATTGTAAGACCTAAACCGGTTCCTCCATATTTTTTTTCTATTTTTTCATCCGCTTGTGTGAATTCATCAAAAACTAATTGTTGACTTTTTTCATCTATTCCAATGCCAGAATCTTCAATTCGTATAGTTACGGTTTTAGTCTCTAAATTTATTTTGCAATCTATTTTTATAAATCCTTTCTCTGTGAATTTAAAGGCATTTCCAATGATATTGGATAGTATTTGTCTTAATCGAAACGGATCGCCAATGATTTTTTGTTGCAGTTTATCATCAATTTTGACAGTAAGTTCTATTTTTTTTTGAAAATAAACGGATTGAATACTGTTAGCTACTTCATTAATTACATCAGGCAATAAGAAAGGAATTTTATCTACCGTAATTTTTCCTGCTTCAATTTGTGTGAAATCTAATAAGTCTTGAACAAGTTTCGATATATAATTAGAAGATCCCTTGATGTTCTTTGTAAAATGCAGCTGCTTGTTGTTTAAATCTGAATTTCCCAGTAACTCAGTATAGCCTAAAATAGTACTTAACGGTGTTTTTAAATCATGACTTACTGTCGAAATTAATTGTTCTCTGCTGATCAATAACTTTTTAGCCTTAAGATTAGCTTCTTCTAGCTGCTTTTTATAAGATTGTGTTTTTGAAAAATCGTTTAAGATTAGAAATAAAAAAAACGAGGTCAGTAATAATCCAATTATTGCGGCAGTGGTAACAATCTGGTTTGTTTTTTTTAAAGATTTTTCAGTTTCTAAATACCTAGCAGTTGTGTTTAGAATTATTTCTCGTTCTATAATTCCAAATACTTTTCGTACCTGAGCAGAAATTGAGAGTTCATTTTTAATCAATTTATTTTCTTCAGCGCTTAATAACTTTTTCTTGTTTGAGGTTTCTCGTTTTACCTCATTTAGTAGCATTTTTGAAACACTAACTATCGAGTCAGATTCTCTTTTGCTAAGCGTGTTAGTGCTGTCGTCTGGAATATTTTGATTAAGATAGGCGACATATTTCTTGAGTACATTTCGCTGATATTCCCCCATTTTGGCAGGATGCTTTACAAAATCTTCCATTTGTAAATTTCTCATCGACGATTCCATTTTAGTTAAATCATTGATGGCATTACTCACGGCAATTTCATCTTCAGTTTTGCTTTTTATAGCTTTTAACTGTTGGATGTTTTTTGTCTTTTCAGATAGTAGAATTTGGACACTATCCAGTAATTTGATTTGGTATTGAGTAGAAACTAATGCTTTCAAGGAGTCAATGGAAACTTTTAAAATCTCTGTTTTTATTAAATAAGCATTAAAGTCAGTAGAAGCTTCAGAATGTATAGCGATTCTTGCTAAACTTTCTGTTTCATATAAATTCGATAATATGGTACTGACTTTTAAAACAGAATTGTTTTTCTCCGCAAATATTCTCTCATTGGTAGAGAAATTATTGTTCTCTGAATATAAAAACCAACCCACACTTCCAAATAGAAGTACCAAAACCAGGTAGCTAATGAGCACTTTTATCGGTATGTAGCTTTTTTTGTTGTCCATTTTTCAAAGATAAAAATTAGAAAAGGCTTTAGAGTTAAGATATTCAGAAAATTTTAAAGCCAAAAAAACCTCACTGAAAAGTGAGGTTTGATGTTCTTAAAAAATAATGTGTTACAAAGTTTCTTTTAACCATTTGTAAAACTCTTTTTGCCAAACTTGTGCATTTTGCGGTTTCAAAACCCAGTGATTTTCCTCTGGGAAATACAGGAATCTACTTTTTATTCCACGTAATTGAGCTGCCTGAAAAGCTTCTTGCGATTGTCCTATTGCTACGCGGAAATCTTTTCCACCTTGAATAATTAAAATAGGGGTATTCCATTTATCAACGTGATTAATAGGGTTGAATTCATTGTATGCTTTTTGAGCAGCAACATTATCTTTTTCCCAATAGGCTCCACCAAAATCCCAATTGTTAAAGAATACCTCTTCAGTAGTTCCGAACATGCTTTGAGTATTGAAAACGCCATCATGAGCAATGAATGTTTTGAAACGATTGTTGTGAATTCCTGCTAAATAAAATGCAGAATAACCTCCATAACTGGCACCAACACATCCCAAACGATCTGCATCAACGTATTTCTCTTTGGCAACATCGTCAATAGCTGATAGATAATCTGGCATTACTTGTCCACCCCAATCTTTACTAATTTGCTCATTCCATTCTACACCATGACCTTGCATTCCACGACGATTTGGCGCTACAACTACATAACCGTTAGCGGCCATCAACTGAAAATTCCAACGGAAAGAATAGCTTTGTGTTAATGGTGATTGTGGTCCACCTTGACAATATAATAAGGTTGGGTATTTTTTAGTAGCATCAAAATTAGGTGGAAGAATAACCCAAACTAACATTTTTTTACCATCAGTTGTAGTCACATATCTTCTTTCGGTTTTGCTTAACGCCAAAGAATTATAAGTGCTTGTATTTACATTAGTTAATTGGTTCCAATTTTTTTTCTTCAAATTATAAGAGAAAATTTCGGCAGCATGATTCATATCCGTTCTAGTTACAATCACGTTATCTCCAGAAAAACCTACGATTGAATTTACATCAAAATCACCATTTGTAATTTGGCGAACAGTAATGGCAATTCTAGTTACTCCAGGGAAATTAACTTCAAATAATTGTTTTGTTCCATCGATTGGTGCTACAAAATAGATTTTGCTTCCATCTTTACTCCACATAAAACTATCTACTGTTCCGTCCCAATTAGCAGTCAAATTCATTTTCATGCCTTTGAAACTTACAATTAGATCGTTTTTGTCCGCTTCGTAACCATCGCTCTTCATTTGTAACCAAGTCAAATTTCCTGTAGGAGAAAATTGTGGTCCCATATCATAACCAAGATTTCCTTCGGTTCTGTTTATCGTTTTTCCAGTTTCTAGATTGTACTCGTAAATGTCTGTATTGGTAGAAGTCGCGTATTGTGTTCCTGCTTTTTTCTTAGATACATAAAGAATACTTTTACTGTCTGGCGACCAAATATAATCTTCATCTCCGCCAAAAGGTTTTTGCGGACTATTGAAGTTTTCTCCTTTAAGAAGATCAATTCCTACAGCACCTTCTTTGTTTTCTTTATAAAAAACGTGATTAAATTTACCTTCATTCCAAGTGTCCCAATGACGATAATCTAGTGCATCGTAGATTTGAACATCTGATTTTTGTAAGTCAGGATAAAAATCTTTTCCAAGAACCTTGTCTATTTTTACTTCTTCGTTGTAAACAATATATTTTCCATCAGGAGAAATATTTTTGTCTTTCAGTAACGTTTTTGTATCCTTTACTTCAGTTGGTTTACCACCATTAATAGGTATAGTATACAGTTTGTTTTCTGATTTATTTTCAGCTACAGAGGGGTAATTTACTTGATAAACGATATTTTTTCCATCGTTAGAAAGACCTAAAGGAGTTATCCTTCCTAATTTCCAAAGCAATTCGGGTGTCATCACATTTTGTGCCATGGCGCTTAAACTCATCATTAATAATGGCATTAACAGTAATTTTTTCATTTTAAAAAAAGTTTTATTTCGAAGGATAAAATTAGCCAATTTTTTTCGATCTTTCTTGGTTTAAGTGAATGCTTTTTAGCCGCGATAGAAGCGGAAATCCTTTGTTTTTTTCTTTGAAAAAAAACAAAGATTATAGCGGATAGCGGGATTAGCTCCAGAAAATTATTATTTTTATAAAAATTTCAGATATGAATTTGAGTTATTGGGAATTGAAAAATTGGTTTACAAATGTAGATTATACTATCGTGGGAAGTGGGATAGTTGGTCTGCACGCCGCATTACGCTTGCGCGAAAGATTTCCAGAAAGCAAAATTC carries:
- a CDS encoding sigma-54-dependent transcriptional regulator, which codes for MAKILLIEDDVPFCKLLEKFLIKKSFEVVTAFSASEAKAKIKVTDFDLIITDLRLPDCDGIQLMSEIKTTHPNIPVLLMTGYSDVSTAVKAIKNGAADYISKPFNPEEVLLVITKTLSNQEFTSKENLASPKAAKRTTIKPDDKFVKGISKASLKLAEYIKLVSPTNMSVLVIGESGTGKEVIAKSIHENSSRKNAIFIAVDCGSIPKELAASEFFGHIKGSFTGAIQDKVGFFEAANGGTIFLDEIGNLSYENQIQLLRALQERKIKPVGSNKEIGVDIRIITATNEDLREAVKKGDFREDLYHRINEFSIHSPSLVERNEDLMLFSDFFLEKSNQELNKNVIGFSPEVMIIFQNYKWPGNLRELQNCIKRATLLTKGDFVEKDALPAEFFQNAEDLTVEFSLSENEKETILEALNKTNNNKTEAAKLLKINRKTLYNKLKLYDIN
- a CDS encoding ATP-binding protein, which codes for MDNKKSYIPIKVLISYLVLVLLFGSVGWFLYSENNNFSTNERIFAEKNNSVLKVSTILSNLYETESLARIAIHSEASTDFNAYLIKTEILKVSIDSLKALVSTQYQIKLLDSVQILLSEKTKNIQQLKAIKSKTEDEIAVSNAINDLTKMESSMRNLQMEDFVKHPAKMGEYQRNVLKKYVAYLNQNIPDDSTNTLSKRESDSIVSVSKMLLNEVKRETSNKKKLLSAEENKLIKNELSISAQVRKVFGIIEREIILNTTARYLETEKSLKKTNQIVTTAAIIGLLLTSFFLFLILNDFSKTQSYKKQLEEANLKAKKLLISREQLISTVSHDLKTPLSTILGYTELLGNSDLNNKQLHFTKNIKGSSNYISKLVQDLLDFTQIEAGKITVDKIPFLLPDVINEVANSIQSVYFQKKIELTVKIDDKLQQKIIGDPFRLRQILSNIIGNAFKFTEKGFIKIDCKINLETKTVTIRIEDSGIGIDEKSQQLVFDEFTQADEKIEKKYGGTGLGLTISKKMTAILGGELSLKSQLGRGSTFQIEIPLSFDETLSQPEKLIETVKKEYTAVIIDDDESLLQLTTEVLRQNKFVIFPFSKAADALTWIKNNPFDFIITDIQMPMMDGFSFLKELKNNSHTNYNDQPVIAVTGRNDLDLEYYKSAGFATLIQKPYTPKTILTTIKAVLNNTVIPIKFKTEKNAINKNKSYSLKALKSFIYEDESALKEVLLSFMTSTNQNLDLLDQAVTDSNHEEVKNIAHKMNPMFKQIKAFEVSTLLDQLELKNLDLTEIQNIVLDLKNKIKLLFILLEKE
- a CDS encoding S9 family peptidase, yielding MKKLLLMPLLMMSLSAMAQNVMTPELLWKLGRITPLGLSNDGKNIVYQVNYPSVAENKSENKLYTIPINGGKPTEVKDTKTLLKDKNISPDGKYIVYNEEVKIDKVLGKDFYPDLQKSDVQIYDALDYRHWDTWNEGKFNHVFYKENKEGAVGIDLLKGENFNSPQKPFGGDEDYIWSPDSKSILYVSKKKAGTQYATSTNTDIYEYNLETGKTINRTEGNLGYDMGPQFSPTGNLTWLQMKSDGYEADKNDLIVSFKGMKMNLTANWDGTVDSFMWSKDGSKIYFVAPIDGTKQLFEVNFPGVTRIAITVRQITNGDFDVNSIVGFSGDNVIVTRTDMNHAAEIFSYNLKKKNWNQLTNVNTSTYNSLALSKTERRYVTTTDGKKMLVWVILPPNFDATKKYPTLLYCQGGPQSPLTQSYSFRWNFQLMAANGYVVVAPNRRGMQGHGVEWNEQISKDWGGQVMPDYLSAIDDVAKEKYVDADRLGCVGASYGGYSAFYLAGIHNNRFKTFIAHDGVFNTQSMFGTTEEVFFNNWDFGGAYWEKDNVAAQKAYNEFNPINHVDKWNTPILIIQGGKDFRVAIGQSQEAFQAAQLRGIKSRFLYFPEENHWVLKPQNAQVWQKEFYKWLKETL